In Eupeodes corollae chromosome 3, idEupCoro1.1, whole genome shotgun sequence, a single genomic region encodes these proteins:
- the LOC129948766 gene encoding alpha-amylase A-like — protein sequence MKLLIIIAILRCFAFSVGQFEANSKANGKAIVHMFEWKWNDIAAECENFLGPKGFGGVQVSPPNENVVIAKRPWWERYQPASYILTTRSGNETEFRSMIERCNKVGVLVYPDVVFNHMAAASGVGTAGSTSDPPNKIYPAVPYTYSDFHPTCTLNNYSDPFNVRNCELVGLKDLDQSKDWARDRILEFLNKLIDLGVAGFRVDACKHMWPADLRVIFAHIKNLSTSHGFEPGSRPFIFQEVIDMGGEAISSSEYTLMGAVTEFRYSDGIGKTFNKINQLKWLENLGSGWGLMPSTSALVFVDNHDNQRGHGAGGADILTYKKPKQYKMATAFMLAYPYGTTRIMSSFAFTDVDQGPPSKDDGATILSPTFTKDGGCDNGWVCEHRWRQIYNMVEFKNVVGANALKNWWDNEADQIAFCRGDKGFIAFNQDTTDLNQTLNTCLPIGSYCDVISGNKVGNVCSGKTVTVENDGKANIFIGLEEEDGVLAIHAGSKL from the exons ATGAAGTTGCTTATCATAATAGCAATTCTGCGATGCTTTGCATTTAGTGTTGGCCAGTTTGAAGCTAACAGCAAGGCCAATGGTAAGGCAATTGTCCATATGTTTGAATGGAAATGGAACGATATTGCAGCCGAATGTGAAAATTTCTTAGGTCCAAAGGGTTTTGGAGGTGTTCAG GTTTCTCCTCCAAATGAAAACGTAGTTATTGCCAAACGTCCATGGTGGGAGCGTTATCAACCCGCTTCTTATATCCTCACCACTCGTTCTGGGAACGAGACCGAATTTAGGTCCATGATCGAACGTTGTAACAAAGTAGGAGTTCTTGTGTATCCCGATGTTGTCTTCAATCATATGGCTGCAGCAAGTGGAGTTGGAACAGCTGGATCAACATCAGACCCTCCAAATAAAATCTATCCCGCTGTGCCGTACACTTATTCAGATTTCCATCCAACGTGTACTCTTAACAATTACAGCGATCCTTTCAATGTTCGCAACTGTGAATTGGTTGGATTGAAGGATTTGGATCAGAGCAAGGACTGGGCAAGAGACCGGATTCTTGAGTTCCTTAACAAACTGATCGATTTAGGAGTTGCAGGATTTCGCGTCGATGCCTGTAAACATATGTGGCCAGCTGACCTTCGG gTAATCTTCGCTCATATCAAAAATCTTAGCACTTCCCATGGATTTGAACCAGGCTCGAGGCCATTTATTTTCCAGGAAGTCATAGACATGGGAGGTGAAGCCATATCTAGCAGTGAATACACTTTAATGGGAGCTGTTACTGAATTCCGGTATTCTGATGGAATCGGAAAGACCTTCAATAAGATTAATCAATTGAAATGGCTGGAAAATCTCGGAAGTGGCTGGGGACTGATGCCATCTACAAGTGCACTGGTATTTGTAGACAATCACGACAATCAACGAGGACACGGAGCTGGTGGAGCTGATATTCTGACCTATAAGAAACCTAAACAATATAAAATGGCCACAGCATTTATGTTGGCCTATCCATATGGTACAACTCGTATTATGAGCTCCTTTGCATTCACAGATGTGGATCAAGGTCCACCCAGTAAAGACGACGGTGCAACAATATTATCACCGACCTTCACGAAGGACGGTGGTTGTGACAACGGATGGGTCTGTGAGCACCGTTGGCGTCAGATATATAATATGgtggaatttaaaaatgttgttggagCTAATGCTCTTAAAAACTGGTGGGACAACGAAGCTGACCAAATTGCCTTCTGCCGTGGAGATAAGGGGTTTATAGCTTTTAATCAGGACACCACTGATTTGAATCAGACTTTGAATACTTGTTTGCCGATTGGAAGTTACTGTGATGTTATATCCGGTAATAAGGTAGGAAATGTTTGTTCTGGAAAAACTGTAACGGTTGAAAATGATGGAAAAGCGAACATATTTATTGGATTAGAGGAAGAAGATGGTGTACTGGCGATACATGCTGGTTCTAAAttatga